A genomic region of Miscanthus floridulus cultivar M001 chromosome 3, ASM1932011v1, whole genome shotgun sequence contains the following coding sequences:
- the LOC136544050 gene encoding protein FAR1-RELATED SEQUENCE 3-like, whose protein sequence is MRSEDPGFQFCVELDWKDQIKTLMWATGRSRSNYCCFGDVVTFDTTYCTNLYKMPFGLFVGVNNHFQSIFAGVLMRDETADSFEWVFKEFLTLMGGVHPQTILTEMLTVDEFTHSWNTLLEKYSLQSHHYMVRAYDKREKWAKFVSNLNKLLYQRYAEEERAEHETKQDVRVNKRIWDVEKHAMQIYTRKVYEMFSDEMDKTHNYGVPKTTDNTLFIVRHTNAEYVQRYRRPEFRVISINNCHVGNS, encoded by the exons ATGCGTTCTGAGGATCCAGGGTTTCAGTTTTGTGTGGAGCTTGATTGGAAGGACCAAATCAAGACGCTGATGTGGGCAACTGGTAGAAGCAGAAGCAACTATTGTTGTTTTGGAGATGTTGTGACATTTGACACAACTTATTGCACAAACCTATACAAGATGCCATTTGGGCTCTTTGTCGGTGTCAACAATCATTTCCAAAGTATTTTCGCTGGTGTCCTGATGAGGGATGAAACAGCAGATAGCTTCGAATGGGTGTTCAAGGAATTCTTAACATTAATGGGTGGTGTGCACCCacaaactatactaacag AAATGCTTACTGTTGATGAGTTCACCCATTCATGGAACACATTATTGGAAAAGTACAGCTTACAATCACACCACTACATGGTTAGAGCATATGACAAGAGGGAGAAATGGGCAAA GTTTGTTTCAAACCTAAACAAGCTACTGTATCAGAGGTATGCTGAAGAAGAGAGAGCTGAGCATGAAACTAAGCAG GATGTCAGGGTCAATAAGAGAATATGGGATGTGGAGAAACATGCAATGCAGATTTATACTAGGAAGGTATATGAAATGTTCAGTGATGAAATGGACAAGACACACAACTATGGTGTTCCGAAGACTACAGACAACACACTTTTCATCGTGAGGCACACAAATGCTGAATATGTGCAGCGTTATAGAAGACCGGAATTTAGAGTGATTTCCATCAACAACTGCCATGTTGGAAATTCGTAG